A genome region from Sebastes umbrosus isolate fSebUmb1 chromosome 22, fSebUmb1.pri, whole genome shotgun sequence includes the following:
- the mrpl48 gene encoding 39S ribosomal protein L48, mitochondrial isoform X1, with protein MNAVFRKLQVSVTQQGFVLSQALALCWATPSIQHPVWASVNERQYKSMPTHGIGRWRHLLPKEAPKKKKDKHQMKEIMAETDTTYGSLNVNVSGYDMTVVEHYSQYIHNLCNRLGIKVAESYALPTKSTEVMLMPEQGTKMYVDAVLKTHVRVVQLSSLNATLCPVFMDVLLKNQPEGVQLSVKEHTKADFEARFKGRPELEGLIAQMSYKDM; from the exons ATGAATGCTGTATTTCGAAAG ttGCAGGTGTCCGTCACGCAACAGGGATTTGTGTTAAGTCAAGCACTTGCATTATGCTG GGCCACACCATCCATCCAGCATCCTGTTTGGG CTTCTGTAAACGAAAGACAATACAAATCCATGCCGACCCACGGGATTGGGAGGTGGAGACATCTTTTACCTAAAGAAGCG ccaaagaaaaagaaagacaagcACCAGATGAAAGAGATCATGGCAGAGACGGATACAACATACGGGAGTCTGAATGTGAACGTGTCGGGTTATGACATGACGGTGGTGGAGCATTACTCCCAGTACATCCACAACCTCTGCAACCGGCTCGGCATCAAAGTGGCAGAAAG CTACGCTTTGCCAACCAAGAGCACAGAGGTCATGCTAATGCCAGAGCAAGGCACCAAGATGTACGTCGACGCCGTCCTGAAGACTCACGTGCGAGTCGTCCAG TTGAGCAGCCTGAACGCCACGTTGTGTCCCGTTTTCATGGACGTTCTCTTGAAGAATCAACCAGAGGGAGTTCAGCTCTCTGTGAAGGAG CACACCAAGGCTGATTTCGAAGCCCGGTTCAAGGGCCGTCCAGAGCTGGAGGGGCTCATCGCTCAGATGAGCTATAAGGACATGTGA
- the mrpl48 gene encoding 39S ribosomal protein L48, mitochondrial isoform X2: MNAVFRKVSVTQQGFVLSQALALCWATPSIQHPVWASVNERQYKSMPTHGIGRWRHLLPKEAPKKKKDKHQMKEIMAETDTTYGSLNVNVSGYDMTVVEHYSQYIHNLCNRLGIKVAESYALPTKSTEVMLMPEQGTKMYVDAVLKTHVRVVQLSSLNATLCPVFMDVLLKNQPEGVQLSVKEHTKADFEARFKGRPELEGLIAQMSYKDM; the protein is encoded by the exons ATGAATGCTGTATTTCGAAAG GTGTCCGTCACGCAACAGGGATTTGTGTTAAGTCAAGCACTTGCATTATGCTG GGCCACACCATCCATCCAGCATCCTGTTTGGG CTTCTGTAAACGAAAGACAATACAAATCCATGCCGACCCACGGGATTGGGAGGTGGAGACATCTTTTACCTAAAGAAGCG ccaaagaaaaagaaagacaagcACCAGATGAAAGAGATCATGGCAGAGACGGATACAACATACGGGAGTCTGAATGTGAACGTGTCGGGTTATGACATGACGGTGGTGGAGCATTACTCCCAGTACATCCACAACCTCTGCAACCGGCTCGGCATCAAAGTGGCAGAAAG CTACGCTTTGCCAACCAAGAGCACAGAGGTCATGCTAATGCCAGAGCAAGGCACCAAGATGTACGTCGACGCCGTCCTGAAGACTCACGTGCGAGTCGTCCAG TTGAGCAGCCTGAACGCCACGTTGTGTCCCGTTTTCATGGACGTTCTCTTGAAGAATCAACCAGAGGGAGTTCAGCTCTCTGTGAAGGAG CACACCAAGGCTGATTTCGAAGCCCGGTTCAAGGGCCGTCCAGAGCTGGAGGGGCTCATCGCTCAGATGAGCTATAAGGACATGTGA
- the LOC119482196 gene encoding sterile alpha motif domain-containing protein 9-like isoform X1, with amino-acid sequence MANGPALSTAKRGEIDIGNKISDSFSQLDVLYANQFEGESFNQELLDQTEENFYRGAPPKWLNFHISEKAESEGTGTPFIKRDGYDTLVEQIRQKRKNPGISTVKLFHQPGCGGTTLAMKVLWDLRKTFRSAVLTGSTSDSTRVAEEVVHLFTAGSRGNQNTVLLLVNDEKILGNLEDHIRTTIAEQKIVTHMPVVILLNCVREDDVLKKDDHVVLQKVLSDTEKQTFSEKKRELDRMYSEKCKQFHGFNIMQTNFSQDYIQEACSVFKTVKRAKRTQKTQLAAFLSLLNAYVPGSYLLESQCLDFFKHDRDFSLEDRMEHFSHLIVTFQHDLESEKKVCMAHPMIARCCTELMAEAGLTRSDTARNFLTCLCSDEVPPFLLGFVKDMLTKRRPKRRPKRSPITSTEIEEDKEKYSRLILDIQENEGDEQSVLVLELASDLFTQNPFFPQALARFYYIEVKDYNLAEMWAEKAKLRDPQNSFVADTLGQVHKNHLKNLKRPSNPREILQLATKAVDAFKDEERLAENERGMDMKGDGNTKVSTVFNTRGLLGYLQVCNLVYDLLVKQNDIWRRVLTKSVSLGSVLESLGDNTLFRFNDLINSLRDEIERKCAFLNKYLTYSKPDMKKDDPKYFSKGISECYGNYVGNSPSDEFKQKGADLIQKLKQNLADTSAGVLSCLDRECTESDLKEITTWWEEIFLQKDSVTSLVNYILAHIMLRNMGAMLPSDCQHLTAFKEKMPLIHEDSPELHMLTLLLCWPTDSDDKCVLDLSKLILHMRCSYDHAYEMHFRSRYLRPLFFIGNGQDLNRIVHRKVLEEMFLEKTSNWSNKKIFKDPKVQARLLKVKGEVRNYRVYATIGGILIEVDANCQNSLWRQGQVSFYLGFTIRGPVAFDIQTKPAEKDKKVAVETSVTESSEPEQIKPEDTTRGQHFVDRHRRALIDGVSDTGTIMDKLKDVWLTSNENYEIVRSLNNTQYQMCGILKCLTPTGKDALYEILKGMRSTRSLIAELEKSD; translated from the exons ATGGCAAATGGACCAGCCCTGTCCACGGCTAAAAGAGGGGAAATTGACATTGGAAACAAAATCAGTGATTCGTTCTCACAGCTGGATGTTCTCTATGCAAATCAGTTTGAAGGAGAGTCTTTCAATCAGGAACTTCTTGATCAGACAGAGGAAAACTTTTACAGAGGGGCCCCACCCAAATGGTTAAACTTTCATATTAGTGAAAAGGCAGAGTCAGAAGGCACTGGGACTCCTTTCATCAAACGAGATGGATATGATACACTTGTGGAACAAATTcgccaaaaaagaaaaaacccgGGAATATCAACCGTTAAACTGTTCCACCAGCCAGGGTGCGGGGGAACCACACTGGCCATGAAGGTGTTGTGGGATTTGAGGAAAACCTTCAGGAGCGCTGTTTTAACAGGCTCAACCTCAGATTCCACACGTGTTGCAGAGGAGGTGGTCCACCTTTTCACAGCAGGCAGTCGAGGCAACCAGAACACTGTGCTGCTGTTGGTGAATGATGAGAAGATTTTGGGAAATCTGGAAGACCACATTAGGACGACGATTGCTGAGCAGAAAATAGTCACCCATATGCCTGTGGTGATTTTACTCAACTGTGTTAGAGAGGATGATGTTCTAAAGAAGGATGACCATGTCGTCCTACAAAAAGTACTTTCTGACACAGAGAAGCAAACATTTtctgagaaaaagagagaactTGACAGAATGTACAGTGAGAAATGCAAACAATTCCACGGCTTTAACATAATGCAAACTAATTTCTCTCAGGATTACATCCAGGAGGCTTGTTCTGTATTCAAAACCGTCAAAAGAGCAAAGAGAACACAGAAGACCCAGCTTGCTGCCTTCCTATCCCTGCTGAATGCCTACGTACCAGGCTCATATCTCCTGGAGTCTCAGTGCCTGGACTTCTTCAAACATGACAGAGACTTTTCTCTGGAGGACAGAATGGAGCACTTTAGCCATCTCATCGTCACCTTCCAACATGATCtagaatctgaaaaaaaagtctgcatgGCTCACCCTATGATAGCACGGTGCTGTACTGAATTGATGGCTGAGGCAGGTCtgaccagaagtgacacagcaAGAAACTTCTTGACCTGTTTGTGCAGCGATGAGGTTCCTCCATTTTTGCTTGGTTTTGTCAAAGATATGCTAACCAAACGAAGACCCAAACGAAGACCCAAACGGAGCCCAATCACTAGTACCGAGATTGAAGAGGACAAAGAAAAGTATTCTAGGCTGATTCTAGACATTCAAGAGAATGAGGGCGATGAACAGAGCGTATTAGTTCTAGAACTGGCGTCAGATTTGTTTACTCAAAATCCATTTTTTCCACAAGCACTTGCTCGTTTTTATTACATAGAGGTAAAAGACTACAATCTGGCAGAAATGTGGGCAGAGAAAGCAAAGCTAAGAGATCCCCAAAATTCATTTGTTGCTGATACACTGGGCCAAGTCCATAAGAACCATTTGAAGAATTTGAAGCGTCCTTCCAATCCAAGAGAAATTTTGCAACTGGCCACGAAGGCCGTTGACGCTTTCAAAGATGAAGAAAGACTTGCTGAAAATGAACGAGGGATGGACATGAAAGGAGATGGCAATACCAAAGTCTCGACTGTTTTTAACACCAGAGGGCTGTTAGGTTATCTGCAGGTTTGTAACCTTGTGTACGACCTACTTGTAAAGCAGAACGATATTTGGAGAAGAGTTCTCACAAAGAGTGTCTCGTTGGGCTCTGTCCTGGAATCACTTGGAGACAACACACTCTTCAGATTTAACGATCTAATAAACAGCCTCAGAGATGAGATTGAGAGGAAATGTGCATTTCTTAATAAATATCTGACTTATTCGAAGCCTGATATGAAGAAAGATGATCCCAAGTACTTTTCCAAAGGCATCTCAGAATGCTACGGGAATTATGTCGGAAACTCCCCGTCAGACGAGTTCAAACAAAAGGGCGCTGATCTCATCCAGAAGCTGAAACAAAACCTAGCGGACACCTCCGCTGGAGTACTCTCGTGTCTTGACAGAGAATGCACTGAATCAGACCTTAAAGAAATAACTACATGGTGGGAAGAAATCTTTCTACAAAAAGATTCAGTAACGTCTCTGGTCAACTACATCCTCGCTCATATCATGTTAAGAAACATGGGAGCAATGCTTCCTTCTGATTGCCAACATTTAACTGCATTTAAAGAGAAAATGCCTCTGATCCACGAAGATTCACCTGAGCTCCACATGTTGACCCTCCTCCTGTGCTGGCCTACAGATAGTGACGACAAATGTGTCCTTGACCTCAGTAAATTAATTCTGCATATGCGTTGCTCTTATGATCACGCATATGAGATGCACTTTCGATCGAGGTACCTCCGCCCTCTGTTTTTCATTGGAAACGGTCAAGATCTGAACAGAATTGTTCACAGAAAGGTCCTCGAAGAAATGTTTCTTGAGAAAACGAGCAACTGGAGCAACAAGAAGATTTTCAAAGATCCCAAGGTCCAAGCACGCCTTCTCAAAGTCAAAGGGGAGGTGCGAAACTACAGAGTCTATGCAACTATTGGTGGCATATTGATTGAGGTGGACGCAAACTGCCAAAACAGCCTCTGGAGACAAGGCCAAGTTTCCTTTTACCTTGGATTTACCATCAGAGGTCCTGTAGCCTTTGACATCCAGACAAAACCTGCAGAAAAGGACAAGAAGG TGGCCGTAGAAACCTCAGTGACAGAAAGCTCAGAACCCGAGCAAATAAAACCAGAAGATACCACTAGAG GTCAGCATTTCGTGGATCGCCATCGGAGAGCCCTGATAGACGGAGTGAGCGATACAGGAACCATCATGGATAAGCTCAAGGATGTGTGGTTGACCTCAAATGAGAACTACGAGATTGTGAGATCTTTAAACAACACGCAATACCAGATGTGCGGCATCCTAAAGTGTTTGACTCCAACCGGGAAAGACGCTCTCTATGAAATCCTTAAAGGGATGAGGAGTACGAGGTCTCTGATCGCTGAGCTTGAGAAATCTGATTAA
- the LOC119482196 gene encoding sterile alpha motif domain-containing protein 9-like isoform X2, which yields MANGPALSTAKRGEIDIGNKISDSFSQLDVLYANQFEGESFNQELLDQTEENFYRGAPPKWLNFHISEKAESEGTGTPFIKRDGYDTLVEQIRQKRKNPGISTVKLFHQPGCGGTTLAMKVLWDLRKTFRSAVLTGSTSDSTRVAEEVVHLFTAGSRGNQNTVLLLVNDEKILGNLEDHIRTTIAEQKIVTHMPVVILLNCVREDDVLKKDDHVVLQKVLSDTEKQTFSEKKRELDRMYSEKCKQFHGFNIMQTNFSQDYIQEACSVFKTVKRAKRTQKTQLAAFLSLLNAYVPGSYLLESQCLDFFKHDRDFSLEDRMEHFSHLIVTFQHDLESEKKVCMAHPMIARCCTELMAEAGLTRSDTARNFLTCLCSDEVPPFLLGFVKDMLTKRRPKRRPKRSPITSTEIEEDKEKYSRLILDIQENEGDEQSVLVLELASDLFTQNPFFPQALARFYYIEVKDYNLAEMWAEKAKLRDPQNSFVADTLGQVHKNHLKNLKRPSNPREILQLATKAVDAFKDEERLAENERGMDMKGDGNTKVSTVFNTRGLLGYLQVCNLVYDLLVKQNDIWRRVLTKSVSLGSVLESLGDNTLFRFNDLINSLRDEIERKCAFLNKYLTYSKPDMKKDDPKYFSKGISECYGNYVGNSPSDEFKQKGADLIQKLKQNLADTSAGVLSCLDRECTESDLKEITTWWEEIFLQKDSVTSLVNYIQEKMPLIHEDSPELHMLTLLLCWPTDSDDKCVLDLSKLILHMRCSYDHAYEMHFRSRYLRPLFFIGNGQDLNRIVHRKVLEEMFLEKTSNWSNKKIFKDPKVQARLLKVKGEVRNYRVYATIGGILIEVDANCQNSLWRQGQVSFYLGFTIRGPVAFDIQTKPAEKDKKVAVETSVTESSEPEQIKPEDTTRGQHFVDRHRRALIDGVSDTGTIMDKLKDVWLTSNENYEIVRSLNNTQYQMCGILKCLTPTGKDALYEILKGMRSTRSLIAELEKSD from the exons ATGGCAAATGGACCAGCCCTGTCCACGGCTAAAAGAGGGGAAATTGACATTGGAAACAAAATCAGTGATTCGTTCTCACAGCTGGATGTTCTCTATGCAAATCAGTTTGAAGGAGAGTCTTTCAATCAGGAACTTCTTGATCAGACAGAGGAAAACTTTTACAGAGGGGCCCCACCCAAATGGTTAAACTTTCATATTAGTGAAAAGGCAGAGTCAGAAGGCACTGGGACTCCTTTCATCAAACGAGATGGATATGATACACTTGTGGAACAAATTcgccaaaaaagaaaaaacccgGGAATATCAACCGTTAAACTGTTCCACCAGCCAGGGTGCGGGGGAACCACACTGGCCATGAAGGTGTTGTGGGATTTGAGGAAAACCTTCAGGAGCGCTGTTTTAACAGGCTCAACCTCAGATTCCACACGTGTTGCAGAGGAGGTGGTCCACCTTTTCACAGCAGGCAGTCGAGGCAACCAGAACACTGTGCTGCTGTTGGTGAATGATGAGAAGATTTTGGGAAATCTGGAAGACCACATTAGGACGACGATTGCTGAGCAGAAAATAGTCACCCATATGCCTGTGGTGATTTTACTCAACTGTGTTAGAGAGGATGATGTTCTAAAGAAGGATGACCATGTCGTCCTACAAAAAGTACTTTCTGACACAGAGAAGCAAACATTTtctgagaaaaagagagaactTGACAGAATGTACAGTGAGAAATGCAAACAATTCCACGGCTTTAACATAATGCAAACTAATTTCTCTCAGGATTACATCCAGGAGGCTTGTTCTGTATTCAAAACCGTCAAAAGAGCAAAGAGAACACAGAAGACCCAGCTTGCTGCCTTCCTATCCCTGCTGAATGCCTACGTACCAGGCTCATATCTCCTGGAGTCTCAGTGCCTGGACTTCTTCAAACATGACAGAGACTTTTCTCTGGAGGACAGAATGGAGCACTTTAGCCATCTCATCGTCACCTTCCAACATGATCtagaatctgaaaaaaaagtctgcatgGCTCACCCTATGATAGCACGGTGCTGTACTGAATTGATGGCTGAGGCAGGTCtgaccagaagtgacacagcaAGAAACTTCTTGACCTGTTTGTGCAGCGATGAGGTTCCTCCATTTTTGCTTGGTTTTGTCAAAGATATGCTAACCAAACGAAGACCCAAACGAAGACCCAAACGGAGCCCAATCACTAGTACCGAGATTGAAGAGGACAAAGAAAAGTATTCTAGGCTGATTCTAGACATTCAAGAGAATGAGGGCGATGAACAGAGCGTATTAGTTCTAGAACTGGCGTCAGATTTGTTTACTCAAAATCCATTTTTTCCACAAGCACTTGCTCGTTTTTATTACATAGAGGTAAAAGACTACAATCTGGCAGAAATGTGGGCAGAGAAAGCAAAGCTAAGAGATCCCCAAAATTCATTTGTTGCTGATACACTGGGCCAAGTCCATAAGAACCATTTGAAGAATTTGAAGCGTCCTTCCAATCCAAGAGAAATTTTGCAACTGGCCACGAAGGCCGTTGACGCTTTCAAAGATGAAGAAAGACTTGCTGAAAATGAACGAGGGATGGACATGAAAGGAGATGGCAATACCAAAGTCTCGACTGTTTTTAACACCAGAGGGCTGTTAGGTTATCTGCAGGTTTGTAACCTTGTGTACGACCTACTTGTAAAGCAGAACGATATTTGGAGAAGAGTTCTCACAAAGAGTGTCTCGTTGGGCTCTGTCCTGGAATCACTTGGAGACAACACACTCTTCAGATTTAACGATCTAATAAACAGCCTCAGAGATGAGATTGAGAGGAAATGTGCATTTCTTAATAAATATCTGACTTATTCGAAGCCTGATATGAAGAAAGATGATCCCAAGTACTTTTCCAAAGGCATCTCAGAATGCTACGGGAATTATGTCGGAAACTCCCCGTCAGACGAGTTCAAACAAAAGGGCGCTGATCTCATCCAGAAGCTGAAACAAAACCTAGCGGACACCTCCGCTGGAGTACTCTCGTGTCTTGACAGAGAATGCACTGAATCAGACCTTAAAGAAATAACTACATGGTGGGAAGAAATCTTTCTACAAAAAGATTCAGTAACGTCTCTGGTCAACTACATCC AAGAGAAAATGCCTCTGATCCACGAAGATTCACCTGAGCTCCACATGTTGACCCTCCTCCTGTGCTGGCCTACAGATAGTGACGACAAATGTGTCCTTGACCTCAGTAAATTAATTCTGCATATGCGTTGCTCTTATGATCACGCATATGAGATGCACTTTCGATCGAGGTACCTCCGCCCTCTGTTTTTCATTGGAAACGGTCAAGATCTGAACAGAATTGTTCACAGAAAGGTCCTCGAAGAAATGTTTCTTGAGAAAACGAGCAACTGGAGCAACAAGAAGATTTTCAAAGATCCCAAGGTCCAAGCACGCCTTCTCAAAGTCAAAGGGGAGGTGCGAAACTACAGAGTCTATGCAACTATTGGTGGCATATTGATTGAGGTGGACGCAAACTGCCAAAACAGCCTCTGGAGACAAGGCCAAGTTTCCTTTTACCTTGGATTTACCATCAGAGGTCCTGTAGCCTTTGACATCCAGACAAAACCTGCAGAAAAGGACAAGAAGG TGGCCGTAGAAACCTCAGTGACAGAAAGCTCAGAACCCGAGCAAATAAAACCAGAAGATACCACTAGAG GTCAGCATTTCGTGGATCGCCATCGGAGAGCCCTGATAGACGGAGTGAGCGATACAGGAACCATCATGGATAAGCTCAAGGATGTGTGGTTGACCTCAAATGAGAACTACGAGATTGTGAGATCTTTAAACAACACGCAATACCAGATGTGCGGCATCCTAAAGTGTTTGACTCCAACCGGGAAAGACGCTCTCTATGAAATCCTTAAAGGGATGAGGAGTACGAGGTCTCTGATCGCTGAGCTTGAGAAATCTGATTAA